The DNA region GCTTGACCAGTGTCACCCAGGGTGAACTGATAAAAATCCGGCAGGTTGGCATCATCGGTTTTGCCGTTCCAGCTGCGAATCAGTCCCCGCCCTCCCCAGCACACCAGCTGCACCTGGGCATCCAGGGCCTTGGCGGTGAGCATGCCGTAGGACTCGCGCGCATTCCACCAACGGGTGTTTTTGTCTTCACCGGCGACCCTGTCAATGGCCTCACCGCAGGTGACGGAATCGCCCAGGACAAGGATTTTTCGCTGTGGTAATACCGGCGCTGGCAAAAACTGTGTTCCGGTCAGCGTGAGTTGTTTAAGCGTAACCTGGCCATGCCAGTTTTCCGAGCGGTGGATAATCTCCACCCTGTGTTCACCACTGTTGGGGAAATGAAAGAGCTCAACAGTTTGCTGCTGTGCATCCAGTTTGATGCTTGTGGGTGGGTGGTTATCGATAATCACATCAATCCAGGAATTGCCGTTGCTGCTTTGCATCTCCGCGGTCAGGCGCGAGCCTGCGACAATTGTGGAAAGGCTAACGCCGGGATAACCAAAGGTGAGACTGGCATCGTCATTGATATGCGTGCGCCCCATAACCTGGATATGGGGATCGCTAGCGGCAATAGTGTGTGTGGATGACATAAGTGATTGCGTATTGTTGCAGGCAGACAGGAAATAAGATCCCGTCAATAACAGTATTGGAAAGAGCAATTTCATAAGGCATTACCCGACTGAATAGAAAGAAAGCGAAAGGGACAGCGGTTGTCTGTCCCCGCACAGCTGGGTGCTATTGCAGCAGCTTATGAATATCCGGAGTCATAGCCTCGGCCCAA from Cellvibrio japonicus Ueda107 includes:
- the axe2C gene encoding bifunctional acetylxylan esterase/glucomannan deacetylase AxeC2, with the translated sequence MSSTHTIAASDPHIQVMGRTHINDDASLTFGYPGVSLSTIVAGSRLTAEMQSSNGNSWIDVIIDNHPPTSIKLDAQQQTVELFHFPNSGEHRVEIIHRSENWHGQVTLKQLTLTGTQFLPAPVLPQRKILVLGDSVTCGEAIDRVAGEDKNTRWWNARESYGMLTAKALDAQVQLVCWGGRGLIRSWNGKTDDANLPDFYQFTLGDTGQAPQWDHHRYQPDLIISAIGTNDFSPGIPDRATYINTYTRFVRTLLDNHPQATIVLTEGAILNGDKKAALVSYIGETRQQLHSNRVFYASSSHHPGDNSDAHPTKDQHAAMARELTPQLRQIMDW